Within the Glycine max cultivar Williams 82 chromosome 12, Glycine_max_v4.0, whole genome shotgun sequence genome, the region ccgttacaaaaaaaaatatctttaagctAAGGTGTTCCTATAATGACTTTAACATaataccttaatttttttttcttcttctaaagaagtaaataaaaaaatatttatcaaacgTTTGCAAAAAACAAACACCGTTGTATATttctattatttgttaattttgggtATAAATGTTTAACCAATGATAACAAACTTTAAAACACTCTTAAAGGAAACATggcttgaatatttttttttttgttttgcaattaCAATTGCAAAAATGTTTGGTTAATCATTACTTTCTAcacacttttttatatttattaatttttttttctcttcaccaCATatcttattttgaaatatataaaaaaaatctttagaatTGAAGTGTATACATCCTAAAAcacaaagataattaaagatcaaaagaaaaaaaaaatttaacaaatgacATAATAATGTTATCATTTGAGTATTTCATAAATGCATTTATTAAATAGAATAATATCCAATTATGTGCCACAAATgggttatttaattttgtataaataaacatgtatccacaaatataatatattaatatcatgttatcataacaaacaaatatatacaaataaaattatatatatattacaaaacatattaaactaaaattaatatgcacatcaatttacatataataagaaatattatttcgatatataaatttatgcatcataaaatatgatttaacaCAATAGAAATAACACCCAAACTTAataatgcttttattttgagtatatataataaaagaagcAAATCCATGAGATCTAAGATGGATAAAAAAAGATTAGAATCCCAACGTAAGGATGGCCCAAGTAAACAGATTCCATTGGCACACTGGTTTTGAATCACGTGGAAACTGCCCCCACTACCATGTGAGTTGCAGACAGTCTGaccataatttgtttatttaatactaATAAAACTTTCTTGTcgaaaacaaatgaaatgcTAATAACACCcgtcttaaaaataaatgtttttctttctttcgtaTAAGCTTCAAATTAGAATTTGgatattgtttatttatttaatactaaTAAAACTTTCTTGttgaaaacaaatgaaatgcTAATAACACCcgtcttaaaaataaatgttttttcttttgtataagCTTCAAATTAGAATTTGGATATTGTTTACCCgttggttaagaaattaaaagaaaaaatatttattatgtaaattataaaaaaataaaaatattataaatattataatttttcgtCTTAAGCATTAACTAGTTTGTCTTAGAAATTTATCTAGATTATTTTCATCATTATactaataaacaaaatttatgcATGACTAGTATAAGATTTCAACTGATTAGAAATTAttgtagttattttttataaaatttaataaatttattatatttaaatatttatattaaatgatattataatttttttacctttacACTATTACTAAatgctatttattttttagtgttttttatattttttttattaatctttctgATATTTAATAGAATATGTAAGTTTTCTTAACGAGTATTGTTATGAAATTGGTTATACAAAAGAAAACCACTAAAAATCACGATGAGTTATATTAATGATACTTTTAATGAAATAcctgttttcaatttcatgaAACAAGAATTAGTACTCctatttcttaataaaaacaattaatgaaaaatatgtgtgttttatatattgaaaacataaaaatatttaacattttttcgtATAATAAACAGGGAATTAATaggatgtaaaataatttatagttactttcaattaataataaaaatattgtttcaaaattttaatgtagtattagatatttattatttgaatgtttttaatttttaaagaataatcTTTGAAATGTTACCCCATCCTCTTTTGACTTTTTGGGTTTTGGGCCACTGGCCAATAACACTAGGGCGATATTATCAATGATATGTGGTTGTAATCTCCGCTTTGTTATTATTCATGCAAATATCTTACGAACATGGCTATCCAGGCAGTGCCCATTTGTTGCTAAATGATAGGAGACAATAAATTATGCCTATCCATTAAAAGCAACGACCTGCACACAAAGATTTTTTGTTTCACATTTTTCTATGCCACATGTTTAAGAGTATTTTCGTTTCCATCATCATTTATAATCACCAATGCAAACAAACCAACCTTAtgcattatatttttctataaatatggCGATACtataagtgaataaaaaaaaaagagaaaggtaAAAACCCAAGCAAAAAAGATTAAAGATATGATACTCATATAACAACAAATCgtacaaaaatttatatattatcatattttgtgtctatctctctttttaatcctatatcatttattataattataattttttctttttatttgtttttctctcttaattgaatattttgtcatataaattgttatataagtattatttctCAAAAGAGATTAAGTAGAACGTGAGAATTGTTAGTATTAATCTCATAATGGGAagttaaaaaggaagaaagaaaatgaagatggaacataaaataagaaaagcAAAAATCAATTATAGTGAGTAGTGATACCGAGAAAAGAATTGAAAGatactaaaaaaaagtaaggTTAAGCTCTCGTGTTACTATACTcgtttacttatttattttattattttatcttaattgtaaaaaataattttatctcttataataaaaaaacaaataatctcATTAATTATCTattcttcaattatttttttcctgttattttctagttttctttaaaatctgtaccattattatcattattattctcATCTCTTATAAAATTGTCATTATATTGTGATGATACCAATGATAATATTAGTGATGGTgataaacaataattaaaaattgctCCAAATAtgtgaaatgaaataataaaaggtTTGGCTCAAATTTCTCAAtttaataagaataattttttaaaaatagctaATGAAATGTTACACTgttgattaattaaaatgttttaattatataaaaacaacAATTCCATTATACatactaatttataattaaataatactgtACTAAAAAGTCTGTtctgattaaatttatttaatgcaacaaacaaaaagaaatgaccTTTTATCTGGCATAATTATTAGGTCACATCAACTCAAGTGGGAAGGTGTGGAATCCATTTCCACTCAGTGATTTTTGCAGTGTGaatgaaatcaaatcaaatatagaCATAGAGGCTGGATCCCTAATTAAGGACTGAGATAATAACGTTCCGTAAAGTAGGCAATTGGTCACGGGTTATTCACATTAACGCCAGTCATAAATTTGAATAAGCTTGGTAGAAAacgttttaaatatttttaattcacctaatttattttgataaattttactgtaagttgtatgtttttttaaaaaaatcctgtTGCAAATgtgtgtaatttaattttatttatttatctatcgttttcaaagttgaaaatatattaattatctaTTGTTAATTGTATTTCTATTTCCCAtcgaacttttaattaatttagatagttattataaaagtaaaaattttaaaaaatcaatagaggataattttactaaaatatctttatcttctttcttaatttcaataaaCGGTATTATAAGTTgacttaataattattttcattctttatcttattctttttttctcaatttaatccttcatcttctaaaaaatttattttagtcatttatcttattttaaagatttaaaataatttttaactatataaATATGTTCAAAATGAATTGTATCTAAATATAATTCAAaggacaaaattaaataaatttaaataattgaagaaTCATTTTGAATGAgataaaacatattttgaatcttttagataaaataaagaatcaaagtgagcttttttaaaagatcattttgagcaaaataaatcaaataaaaaccaaaataattattttgcctgaaatttttcaagacaacaatatttattagaaaataaaattaaaataaatttttgaatatCTCATGAAAAAATGAGAACTTCAATCaatttagaatattttattttcccaaAATTAATATTACAGTCATTTTAGAACAAAGAAACCAATACTTTATTCAAATCTTGTCTCCACAAACAAACACACGTATCATATTGAGTGACCTTTAtctgaaagaaataaaaagttaacTTTCCTCATGTTTAGTTGCTACGATCTCAACCTAGGATTAAAAGTAGTCGAGTTGGTCCTTTTGAGAATTTCCATCTTAACATGTGTTGTTCGTTAATAATAAGACAGCACATAGATAATACACGAAATTAGTGTCCAAGAATATAGTTAAGCCAAAATCCTATATAGTAATGGTCATTACGCATTACAGCAGAATCTCCAAGGTAGCAACACTGCAGGAGCAAACTATCGACAAAAAGCATCTTTTCTAGGTAGATTTGAAATCGACAGAATCATCTACACATTAAGGAAATTGACTTCAGAAGCTCCGCAAACTTACAGCAGTAGGCTTCAAAGATAATCCTAATCAAAGGGAAAAAGGAAGCTTGAAACTATAGGTAATAATTATAGTTGCCAATCTATTGGATCAATCCCCATTTGCTCCAGAAGTTGGTTAGTGCGAGAGAAGTGCCTGCTcagataaatttaaataaacacgAAAAGTAAGAACAAAAAATTGCTTATATGGATGAAGGGAAAATTGTTCAGGTGGTGTTTTCAAATATCAATTGGATATCAAGATCCGAGTTTCAGTTCACTTCATGAGTCTACAACAAAGCTAATCAAGATACGGCACAAATGTGGAACAAAACATGCGCCAGCTGTATTACATCAACCACTATGTGAATGACTAATGAGAAACTTCATAGATCATGCTAATATTTCTTTCATTGGCTAGTGACTACTAAatacaatgaaaaaataaatacatacagTTTAAATCCGGCATTGATTTTCAAATGCTAATAGAGAGCTTGGTTGAGTGTGAGAAGTTCAATTCTAGATTAAAAtgcaaatgaaagaaaatgacaATGTATTCTAGACTTTTATTGTATTCAAATATATGTTCACTTTTCGGCTTCCCACTTTCCACTTACTCAACCAAGTACACCCTAAATGTTCCAACATTTACAGCCTTCCAATTTTTTAACGTTGCAGACTCCAAAAGGAagtattttgaaacaaaaaactaataaatgtcACACAAGCTATAAAatgcaatgtatcatacaaaCAAACTACTCTAACATGCTCACAGAAAGCACTCTGTTGAATATATTTCTTCAATTCAGCATTTCTTCACTAGCAGTTAGCCAATTCTCATGTCCTTATTCTTTACATAAACTTAAAGGTCATGAATGCATGGTTGGCATATTATAAATGCAGAACAGTTAGACGTTTGAACATGCACTGCTATATTGACACAGATTAAATTTTAATGCAAACCGCCTTTACCTGCAGCCAAAGAAGCCTCTATTTGCAGACAAACCAGAAGGATGTGCAGCAGTAAGAACATGATGCTTTCTTGCATCAATTAACCTGTGTATATGACACTTGAACAAGTTCATCAACAATTTTCACAGAATTTATCTTTCAGgcaaggaaagaaaagaatccaatttagtttttagaaaacaatttcCAAAAAGCAGCCTGCAGTTAATAGATGTATACTTGCAGTAACTTGTTCGTCATCCATatctcaaaaacaaaaaattacttgatattttattttttcaagctGGCTTTGGAAAATTATCAAGGAAACTATTGCAAGCCCTGGTCACTATTTCATGTTTGATTTCAAATGCTTGCTATATTGTCACACAATGGAAGTACCTAGATTTTTCCCGAGCAGAGTTTCCCCACAACAGAAACACAACTCCTTCCTTCTTCTGTGAGATGGTCTTGATAACAACATCAGTAAATTGTTCCCAGCCTTTTTTGGCATGAGAATTTGCTTGATGCTTCCTGACTGAACTCAAAAGTATAAtaccaataaaaaagaaaaccacTAGAATACAAGCATAAAACACCAAACATGGTGAAGGACAGATTCATACTAGATAAGCAAGCAGGTAgtgaaatataaacaaaatgatACCTGTAAGTCATCAATATACTTCATtataatttcacaaaaataaagAGTCTAACCTGTGAGAACAGCATTCAGCAAGAGAACACCCTGAAATGAAGTTAAAATTGTGATTagataatattatttcaaaaatccCACTCACTGAATGAAGTCACCCATTatgttaaaactaaaaatatttatactgaTGAAGTCACAGAATTCACCCATCTTTCTATTGAATACATTTAATTGGCACCCTTATAAAGGTGAGAAAAATTTTAGTTACTGACAAATAGATTTTATGTTCAAATCATACTAAACATTTGAAGAAAACGATTAAGAGGCCTTGACCATAAAATATATTGGCCTAATTACGACAAACTTTTTCATATGCttttataggagaagaaatagAGATACAATGAATCAAACTTCTCCTGTAAGTTAAAATCAAGTTATGCACTTCAGCTTTTGGAAAAGTTTGATGAGAGAGATTCTATAAAAGCTAAGGCACATAAATTGATTCTAAAAAAGCTAAGgtgcataaattaataatttgccATTACAGAGAGTACTGTGTAGACAGACAGTAGCAAGAAATACAGTGTGTACATGTATCCTGTTTGTTTTAATTGCAGAGTGTATACTTGTAAACAAGTGGACAAATTAGAAATAGATCAATTCATTGGATTCAGTCAATGGTTCTCACATCAAATTGAGTATGAAAACTGCTAGTCCCAATTGTGATTATTGCTTGAGGATCCACATTCCCCTTATTGCaatctttgtaaaaagacaaatCCCTACACATAAGTCAGGCACATGTCGGATATTGTACCTGCACAGCCCATTTTTGAAGATTTCCATGAGTTGGAATGGAGCAGCCAAGGTCTTGGTGAAGTTCCTTAAATATATTTACCAAACTGGAAGGGACTTTGATTCCCTCGGGAACCGAGAATGAAAGCCCCATTGCTTGACCAGGACCATGATAAGGGTCCTAAACATAAAACAAGGAACACAAATCACTAAAAGAGAGTGAAATCAGGGTCAATAAACTTCTccgtaaataattatataaaaaaagataaaatgaattgagcttCTTTTATTAGCTAAACTTGATTATGTGCTTCAGCTTTGAGGGAacaggttttaaattgtggtcacACTTCTGTCACATATCTTGATATTACAAGAACTTGAACAAAAATGCAGTCACAATTGTGGTTGCGTTGCACTCTCATACACCCAAAAAACTTGATGTTGCAGTCTAAATCACGATTACGGGccaatttttttaccattttttaaaaccttacaAGGGAGCTTCTATTAAAGTTAGGTACCagttaaggaaataaaaaagaaatgttttgattgaaaatcacatgaaagcgcatttaaaaatcatatgagAGCACCTTTTGCTGCATCCCAATAAAAACTTTAccttttactttcttaactagTGTCCTTAACTTGTGACACTGGTTAACATTTACCTTAAAGTTAAgttataagttgattttaacttatgaaaaacagttcaatttattttacatttctcacttattttcttctctgatAAATGTTTATAGCGAAATTTGTTCAAAAAGGCCCCATGTTACCAGGGAGCTTCTATTAAAAGTTTTGACTGAAAATCAAAAGAGAAcgcatttaaaaatcatatggGAGAGCGTTTTGACGCATCCCAATAAAACCCCCTTTTACTAGCATTTACCTTAAAGTTAagttatgagttgattttaacttacgaataatagttcaatttttttacttttctcacTCACAGTCTTCTCAGATAAATGCTTGTAGAGAAGTTAttccaaacacaccctaaaagTAGAATGACACAAAAATCCAGCAAATCCACGAACCTGGCCAAGGATAACAGCTTTCACTGTATGAAAAGGCGTGGAGTTAAGAGCGTTGAAAATCAAGTGCGTCGGAGGGAAAATGACGCCGTCTCCGCCCGAAATCTCACTTTCAACGAATTTGGAGAGAGTGAGGGCATAGGGTTTTTGGAGTTCACCAGGTAGAGCTTCCAACCACGTTTCTTCCACCAGCAGCTCTTCCAGCTTCACGCCACCTAAACCTGATTCTGCGTTTTGAACTATCAGAAACGACGTTAGAATTTCCGAAACGACAGAGGGAGGGTTTACCTTTGCTTTTGGAGACCCTCTCGACGCAGAGTTTGAGATTCCTCTTGGACTTGGCGAGGAGCTTGTTGTATTCCATGCGCAACTTCTGATCGACGGAGAGCGTGGAAGCATTGGCGTCGTCGGATTTGCATGATGCGGGGAGAGTGGGCTTCAAGCGCTTCGAAGCGGGTTGGAAAAAGTCCGTTAGGGTTCTCGATGGCGCAGAAGccatttttttccctttgcAATGGCGGGAACGGAAACACAAGGATGAATGTATTGtgttcttttccccccttttcaGCTGAAGTGATATTTATACGGCGAAGCAcgtgataaaaaaatcattcaagttCAAGCTAATTTAATTTGCGAGgagtggaaaaaataaaattgttacataatttcataaaattataatgtgaTATTTTAAATCTTGTATCCTTTTGAGTTAAggtctttaaaataatttatatgcattttaagtttttataaactaagtttttaatcttttcaaaaaataattaattgagagtcatataatttttttgaaaaaaatgtaaattatattaaatccaaAATAATACAACAATAAATCGGACATACCccacaatcaaagaaaaaacctATAATTAATTGAGAGTGATATAATTGATTTGATACGTAAGAGACAAAGAATATAAGAAAAAGTTATGGGTTTGAACCCTtttcattaacaaattaaacaattaatattggtttttttaaaaaaaattatttgtttgtttattaaaaaCAGAGAATATTTGTGTATTTTAACCATtggttataaattaaaatcatataatttttattgaatagaTGAACTAAAATccgataaaatatttaacaaaataatagccaaaaacgtctatatttttagaaacaaaaaccacatttaaatcattttaagacTAATTTAGTTGTTAGTGATTTTTATCAGAAAATATTTAGGTGACAcatgttcattttttaaaaactaagtaTGCATGagaaacgtaaaaaaaaaaaaaactaaatgtttTACATTTGCCTGAAGTTGTAATATTCGGTCAAATGGGTATCAACAAAGTACTCATtcattggaataaaaaaaaatgatacaataattcctaaaattataaataatcaacCCTTTATTATTAGTTGGTGTAATCTAACacgattaaaaatattaaattaacatcTAGACACACATcacataaatgaaaataacCAAAACGTGAAATATTAATAACTTTCATGTCTTTATTCTTCATTTTGTCTATTCATTAGTTTCATATTAGTCTTAGAATTTACTCATCGAGAAAATGTCATTATCACCATAATAACTCCTAAAATCCAGTTGAGACCCTCCACTTAATCTTGTATGTTTCACACAACTTGATTTTAGGGATTATTCCACAAATATTAGTTGGTGAAAATACCTAATAGGTGGCAAAGGAATTTTAGGAAGGTAAAAATTTCCACAAATATTTAGTCATTTTCATCTTGTATATGCCAACCATGTGTGTACTTGAGTGACTCACTTTAGCAATAACATGCcaattcaacattttttaatggTGTTATCTACACCAACTAATGTGATGATTTACAACCTCAAAGAGCAtacaatcatttttattttttaatttcaaggaCAAAATTGACTGACTaagtattacaaattttaaaatttgaagcgCTAAATTAGTAATTCACTAATTTTAATGATCTTCATGATAGCATTGCTTGCAAAAAAGAACTCTTGCAACTAAATTCTGAGTGGATTCACAAATAGGTTCTTGAAAGTGTGGCACTATCAATTTAGTTTGTGAAAAGTGTAATTCATCATTTATTGCATCCATCGACCATTTTCTTACAATCgctttattttaaacatataaaaaatattgaaaaattaaagccGTCAACAGTTTTTTTACAGCAATGTTCATCCAACCAGACTACTTAGTTTTAGCTCATTATTTACGATTAATCTCAGGTTGAGGCTTTGTGAGTTTAGTCGATGTTTGGTCCGACGGTGTAAGTGCCAGTTAACTTGGACACTTCAATTTGACAAAAGCTTAAAAATGGCCAACAGAATCAGAATGATTCTATGCAGTTACTTTGTTTAGAGGACCTCTCAATCAAACTATTTTATACTATAACCATGgagaatcaaatataaaaaattggatGCAACTGCATCCTAATGCAGTTCCTTCATAAAGTACCCGAAAAAAGTCCACTACCAAAATTAAAGTAATCCAAGGGTTCAGGAATTGGAACAGTCGGCAGGAGATTTTAGCGAAATACTCTAGCTCATGTGAATAACAAATGTTTTTATGAAGACAATAATTAAAAGAGTAcattaaaaaacaaacttaatagCATTCGCAAAGCAACAAGATATAAGAAACTCCTCCTAATTCATCCTCTGAGCAGCTTCCTTGGCAAGAAGCTTCTCCTTTGCTCTGGTTTTCGCTTGAGATTTGGATCCCATGATTCCACCACCCCATTTCTTTCTGTACTCGTCATATTTGTCATTGAAATTAGCCTGAAAGGAAACCAACCAAAACACAATACGATCAGTTTTTTACAACAGCATTAACAGCATAAAAGaaacataataatttaatcaaCGCCACCTTGATAGCCTCCAAAACTCTGCTGAACTCCAATTTATCTTCATTCTTAACAGTTGTCAAGCACAAAACAGATGCAGTTTTCTTATGGACAACCTGTTGAAAAGCATATGGATTTAAATCAGTCATTCAATCCAGTCATAGAGTATGAAAATTGCAATATTCAAAGAAACTTTACCGTTCCCAAGCGGGCCTTTCCCTTCACAATGCAGTACGGAATTTCCATCTTCCTGCACAATGCAGGAAGCCAGACAACCAATTCAATTGGGTCCACATCGTGAGCAATCACAACAAGCTGTGCTTTGTTCTgctaggaaaaaataaaatcaatatcacTTAAAACAATGGGTTAAAACTACAATCACAAAAGGGTAATAAAACATCAGACAACCTGCTCAATGAGGTAGGTAACATGGTTGAGACCATACTTCACAACAATGGGCTTCTTAGCTTCAACGGTTTTGCCTTCAGCCTCTGCCTGAGCCCTTTTCAAGAGCCTCTCCTTCTTTTCTGCTTTGTCCTCTGGCCTGTATTTCAGAAGTAACTTGAACAGACTTGTTGCTGCAGATTAGATTAATAAGAAACATCAAAATTAGGAACAGAAAACATTgaatattatcattatcataCAACAAAAATGCAGCTAGCTTGCAATCGAATGAGTCAAAGGAATATTCTCCTACAAGAACATCACAATCATTAGCCTTCATATAATATATGTGACTACCTCAACATTTATTTCAAGAGCATTGACAAAAAATAGCAAGATAGCCTAATTTACCCTTACAAATCACCAAAATAATATCCTATAGCAGATAAATCATCATATTCGGATGTGCCTAGGTAAATAACAAATGTATAATGATTACACCTCACAGAACAACACGCATAAATATACTAGATCCAAACATTATGCAAGTTATTCTGACCTAGGTTTTTGTCAAGAGTTTTGGTGAACTGGTTCAAAGCTGGAGGAACCTTCAACCTCTGCTTCAGAATCCTCTTCTTCCTCTGAATTTGAACATTCTTTGGCCACTTCACGAACCGAGTCAAGTCTCTCTTCGGAGGCAACGCCCCTCCGATTCCGAACTGCTTTGGACGCTTCTCGAACAACGGATTCGAAACCTTCTCCTGAGATTTCAAAACAGAAAAAGtcactttcaaaataaaaattaaaaaacagatAGCAAACAACCGAATCATGAATCGAAATGAACTCCAAGTAGTTACGTACAGGCTTCTTCTTAGCGGCAAGAGCCGGAGCCTTTCCACCTCGTTTGGGAGCCTACGAAATCAAACACAGTAACAATTGCACATTACGCAAACGAAAAAAATGTTTCACATCAAAATCGACGCAAGAGCTAAAACCTATCTAAGATATAAGAGAAGCGAAGAAAATGTAGGCAAGCATGTGCAGAGATGATCTGAAGTCGTGAATAGAACTCACCATTGCTGCAGTTGCTGTTGTGTGGCGAAGCAAGGCGAGCGAATCTGACTCTCGGAAAAACCCTAGCTAGGGTTGTgtattatatatgaatattgGGCCTGGCAACAACGCCTTCGGCCCGGTTCTtaacattctttttctttttaattaatatgtgttgaattgaaagagaaaaaagaatgcTTCATATTCATTCTGATTtagtcattaataattaataaagtgTCTAAATTAACTTATCTAAACATGCGAAAAATTCTACTATAGAGATTTAAAATTTACCATTAgtagactaaaaaaattaaaatacgcTAATAgacccaaaaaattaaaaggcgCTAGTTTTAAAAAAGGATACATTACATTCTATTTAGCATGagatttatttaaatgaaaatgaaaactaaactaaaacttttttaaaatattacacacTATTCCATTTGTATCAAccggataaaaaaataatagatactaaaaaagtattttattaaacCAAGGTTAACAGGTTAGTTAACATTAAAGATGTTAAATACTTTTTTCGTGTAAAAATCTTacttcaacaaaataaaactattacCGTAATACAACTCACATtccaaatatttaacataattgatTATCCGTTAAATAGAtacacatgatttttttttaaatatccatGAATATGATGGTTGCTTACAGAAAAAAtatcctaaaaatatttttattctcagtCACTCACCGTTT harbors:
- the LOC100775472 gene encoding 60S ribosomal protein L7a-2 isoform X2 is translated as MAPKRGGKAPALAAKKKPEKVSNPLFEKRPKQFGIGGALPPKRDLTRFVKWPKNVQIQRKKRILKQRLKVPPALNQFTKTLDKNLATSLFKLLLKYRPEDKAEKKERLLKRAQAEAEGKTVEAKKPIVVKYGLNHVTYLIEQNKAQLVVIAHDVDPIELVVWLPALCRKMEIPYCIVKGKARLGTVVHKKTASVLCLTTVKNEDKLEFSRVLEAIKANFNDKYDEYRKKWGGGIMGSKSQAKTRAKEKLLAKEAAQRMN
- the LOC100775472 gene encoding 60S ribosomal protein L7a-2 isoform X1, coding for MIRLFAICFLIFILKVTFSVLKSQEKVSNPLFEKRPKQFGIGGALPPKRDLTRFVKWPKNVQIQRKKRILKQRLKVPPALNQFTKTLDKNLATSLFKLLLKYRPEDKAEKKERLLKRAQAEAEGKTVEAKKPIVVKYGLNHVTYLIEQNKAQLVVIAHDVDPIELVVWLPALCRKMEIPYCIVKGKARLGTVVHKKTASVLCLTTVKNEDKLEFSRVLEAIKANFNDKYDEYRKKWGGGIMGSKSQAKTRAKEKLLAKEAAQRMN
- the LOC100818241 gene encoding uracil-DNA glycosylase, mitochondrial isoform X2, which gives rise to MASAPSRTLTDFFQPASKRLKPTLPASCKSDDANASTLSVDQKLRMEYNKLLAKSKRNLKLCVERVSKSKESGLGGVKLEELLVEETWLEALPGELQKPYALTLSKFVESEISGGDGVIFPPTHLIFNALNSTPFHTVKAVILGQDPYHGPGQAMGLSFSVPEGIKVPSSLVNIFKELHQDLGCSIPTHGNLQKWAVQGVLLLNAVLTVRKHQANSHAKKGWEQFTDVVIKTISQKKEGVVFLLWGNSAREKSRLIDARKHHVLTAAHPSGLSANRGFFGCRHFSRTNQLLEQMGIDPIDWQL
- the LOC100818241 gene encoding uracil-DNA glycosylase, mitochondrial isoform X1, with product MASAPSRTLTDFFQPASKRLKPTLPASCKSDDANASTLSVDQKLRMEYNKLLAKSKRNLKLCVERVSKSKVQNAESGLGGVKLEELLVEETWLEALPGELQKPYALTLSKFVESEISGGDGVIFPPTHLIFNALNSTPFHTVKAVILGQDPYHGPGQAMGLSFSVPEGIKVPSSLVNIFKELHQDLGCSIPTHGNLQKWAVQGVLLLNAVLTVRKHQANSHAKKGWEQFTDVVIKTISQKKEGVVFLLWGNSAREKSRLIDARKHHVLTAAHPSGLSANRGFFGCRHFSRTNQLLEQMGIDPIDWQL
- the LOC100818241 gene encoding uracil-DNA glycosylase, mitochondrial isoform X3, whose protein sequence is MASAPSRTLTDFFQPASKRLKPTLPASCKSDDANASTLSVDQKLRMEYNKLLAKSKRNLKLCVERVSKSKGLGGVKLEELLVEETWLEALPGELQKPYALTLSKFVESEISGGDGVIFPPTHLIFNALNSTPFHTVKAVILGQDPYHGPGQAMGLSFSVPEGIKVPSSLVNIFKELHQDLGCSIPTHGNLQKWAVQGVLLLNAVLTVRKHQANSHAKKGWEQFTDVVIKTISQKKEGVVFLLWGNSAREKSRLIDARKHHVLTAAHPSGLSANRGFFGCRHFSRTNQLLEQMGIDPIDWQL